Part of the Anopheles gambiae chromosome 3, idAnoGambNW_F1_1, whole genome shotgun sequence genome is shown below.
CCGTAGAAGTAGTAGAATTTGAATGTCTAACTCAGTCTTTAAAGAATCatggaaaaacaaagcacTAAACAAATCATTTCATAACTCTTTTGCGATTCAACTCACCCACCCACCCTATGCCCTGATGAATGATTCGTTCTAAGTTTTGACTAATGACTCACTCTTTATCGTATTCAAATCTGAGGCTACGCTCTGGGTATCGAACAAGACATCAGACTCGAGCGAACGTATAGATTTATATGGCTGACTGACTGACAAGAATTATGTCTTATTGGACAGCTTTGCCCTTTTCGGATTCAACTCAAtctgtcgctctctctctctgtatcccAAAGAAGGACTCActctttttgaaatttaactCCCTAAACTATTGtgaattaaatataaaaaatataaccaTACAAAATATAGTAATTAGTTAAGCGATTTATAAGCTTTTccaaggttttttgtttgcttcccgAAATTTTATGGATGTTTCCCATAGTTTTTGAACCATTTCCACGATTTATTTGGcatttttcagattttttcaatcaattgTAGGGATTTCCAATCGGGCGATTTCCATGAATCGTGGCAACGATCCAAAATTGTATGGGAAATGATGAATAATTTGAGAGACGAGCCCTAGAAATTACGGAAACCGTCCCCATAAATCGTAGGGAACcctgtcttcttcttcttcttcttcttcttcttcttcttcttcttcttcttctttttcttcttcttcttcttcttcttcgatttggcgtaacgtcctacgcagaCATACCGCCCTATACAAactttcgagactttattcaataccacgcagccggatagtcaatccttgctacggggagacggtccattctaggcttgaacccatgacgggcatgttatggAGTCGTCACTGCACCACGGAACCGTGCTGTATGTATGTTGATTCCCTACATTCATTTGCTGGATTCAACTCTCTCACTTACTTTCGCTACCTATACATCTCTATCTTCATCACCATCACTATACAAATGCATCTAATTTTCTAAACTACACATCCCTGCTAAAAATTCCGAAATTCTGCAGGCGTGTATGTTTCGTCGACCATTACGAAAGCAGAATCAGCTACTCAATCGGAATAAATACTATATCGGGTCAAATTTGCAAAGGGACAAATTTACTAACCGTTCCATGACTAAGACAGCTCAAAGTACAGTTCTTGGTGCGGAATAAAAAAAGGGTTAGTTCCTCGACCAATAGATTTTCTGGATCAGTTTTTAGTTTGATGtggatttaaataaattccaGCTTTAGTTCCCAGACTCCAGCTTTAGTTGTGGgttcaggatcagttccaggattgTTATCGATTCAACATCAGTTCTAGATCTAGCATAAATTGAGGATCAGTTTCAAAACCGAAATGAGATCAGGATCATTTTAAAACTAGCAATGCACAGTAGTGAAACAATTTTACTAAAAAAAGAACCATCTGTTCTACACAAagctttatttgtttgttaagTCTTATCTACTACCATACACTAAAAACATGTACAGATTATTCTGCTGACTAAAACGACCAAGAGACCAGCTTGCTTTTGGATGCAATATAATGCTTTTGTCCAAAAGCGTACGAAACTATAGCGTTCGTTCAGCTAGTTTTCCCTCCAATACTGAAGGCAGTGCTGCAAATGTAATGGAAAAGCAAATGAATAATCCTTTCCATTTCAACAAACCGAACTGCTATCACACTTACCTCTATTCCGCTTCCAACTCACCGTCCACATTATCATCGTCACAAATGTACGTTAACTGTACGTTCTCCTCATCCGAACCCTCCATCTCCTGGCCCTGCTCGCCCTCACCCGTACCATCGGTCACGTACGTGTCCGTCTCAAACTCCAGCGTACGGTTGGCGCTAATGCGCGGCTGGTTCACCACGATCGTATCACTCAGATGGCCCACCTCCTGCATGTGCGTGTACAGATGCGATTTGCGCATAAAACCGGCACCGCACGTGACACACTCGAACGGTTTCTTGTCACTGTGCACGTACCGGTGCGCATTGCGATTGTCCTGACTGGTGAACGTCCGATGGCACACCTCGCAGGCGTACGGTTTGATGCCGGTATGGATTCGCTTATGCTTTTGAAAGTGTTCCGGATAGACGAAGGTCGCGTGGCAGAGATCACACTTGTACGGTCGCTCACCAGTGTGCATCGCCCTGATGTGGTAGGTGAGCAATCGGCGCCGTTTAAAGGCCGCATCACATCGATCGCACTTAAACCGTTTGTCATTCAAATGCGTCATCCGCCGGTGCGAATGAAGATTTGACCGTTGCGCAAAGCTTGCATCGCACATATCGCACGCAAACGGTTTTTCACCTGCCGCAAAAAGAATAGGCGATACGAGCAAAAGAATTAAGATTATTTGCTTTACAAAATCCCTCGTCCTCGTTTCCCTCCaaccttcccttctttcttacCTGTGTGAATACGCTCGTGGTCTAGCAGCTCCGCCTTGCGCGCAAACTTTTTGCCACACTCCCGGCAAGCGAACGCCTTATCCGCACTGTGTATCACCATGTGCACGTTTAAATTGTGCTGCGTGAAGAACTTCTTCCGGCACACGGCACACTCGTACTCGCGCACCGCCCGATGCGTCCGCTCGTGCTGTACCAGATTGTGCCGGCTGTAGAACGAATTGCCGCACTCGTTGCACACGAAGGTGCGGGGACGCTCGTTGTGCGTTTTCTGGTGCACCGCTAGCGCATACTTGGAGGAGAAGTCTTTCGCACACAGGTCACACTTGTACGGTCGCAGCCCGGCGTGCTTGTTCATGTGCACATCGTAGAACGCTTTCGAGGTATACTTCTTGTTGCAAACCTCGCAGCTCCAGATCATGTTCGTGACGTGCGACGTTCGCGAGTGCATTTTACGGTGCAGCTCAAGGGCGCGCTTGCTGGTGAACGTTTCGCTGCACACGTTGCAGCTTAATGAGACGCCGCGTTCCATGTCCTGATCGTCGGAGGCGCTGTGTTCGGCTAAATGGGCGACGTAAGATGGTTTCTGGAAAAATATGACATCACACAACTCGCACAGGTGCGTTTGTTGACCATGCTCTTCGGCCAAGTGGTGGGCCATGCTTTTCAGACAGTCCGCCTTAACCGGATCGTCCGTAGAGCAAACGGTACAGTAGTAGTCGGTTCCAACTTTAACGTAAAACTGTAGGGAAGTGAAATATTATTAAGATTGTTTGGCGTTGGTAAGTTTGGTATATTCTCTGTTCTCTGGTATATTATTCCGACCAATAGTgattggaaattaaaaaaaaaaaaaaacagaaaataacgGACTGGAATTGGTAGGTTCACGAAGTTCGAATACAAAGATAGGATGGATTTGGAACATTTCGATAATCTACCGTTCCGACTGAACCTACCGTCCCGGCAAACCTACTAGGATCAGAatttgaaaaatcaaataaaaacccTATTTCCTATCCTTACATTTGAGGAACGGAATGAACCTACTGACTTCGCTTGCGAACGCGCATCACTATTGTCCAATCATGTTTTAGATATGATTTGCTAACGACAAACGTGGCCGGAACAGTAGATGTCTTGAATAGAGGTGTGCCCAAAGAACCAGAACCGTACGATTCATTCAGTTCATTCTAAAGAACGAACGACCTACGTACGCGACAGATTTTGCGGATTTCGCCTGCGTAActttatgtaaaaaataattgcttggtaatatttttatatgaagtctAACGTTCGATTTCGCAAAAAAGCCATCGTGTGGAAAAAATGTAACGCAATTAACgtatttaatgtttaaaactCGGACCATAAATTCAAATCCATCATTTTGACGGTTTCTTTATCTGTTTCCCTTTTCAATGTGAAACatttaacacaaaaaagaagtcGATGAAATAATTCATCTTGAAAACATACATTTCCTTGACAGCCACCGCTTCGCTAGTTGACAGCTGCCGCTAgcgatataaacaaaacaattcacTGTTTTTCCTTCACGAAGCAATTAACACGATCGCTGCTTCCGCTCCGGAATACCAACTCACACCAATTCGTGCCAACCATTGCGTGAAACGCCTAATCTCCCCGAATGGGTTTCGTACAGCGCGCGCTCTTCACCTGGTTCATTCTGCTAGTGTTTCTGGTGGTGCTCTGTCTGCGGCTCGAAAACCGAATCTACTGGAACTGGTTCCTCGTCTTCATACCGCTATGGCTGTACGACGTGATACTGGTGGCGTGGGCCGTGATCGAAATCGTGCAAAGGCAGCACGCAAATCGGCTCATCTCACTGCACCACTACAAGTACTACGTGGTTGGGATAGTGTTGAAAATTTTCTCCCAAATCACTATCTGCCTGAAGCTCGAGTACAAATCGATACCGATGTACGTGATGATGATTCCGATCTGGATGTTGCTAGCACTGCTGATCGTTTTCGTTGGAACGCACCTGCAACCGAAACCGCGCTCGATCGGCTCGAACCGCAGCAACCGCCAGTCGGCGGGCGTATCCTCCTGAGGGTATTTGAAACTTCGCGTATGCGAAATCGAACCAAGCGCTACGGAGTaacaacagcagtagcaggaTGGCGAATCCTTTCCGTAAAGAAGTAGaggaaacgcaaaaaaaaacaaccgaaccGTGTCGGTAGCAAGACTTCAACAAAAATAGCTGTATATTGTACCGTTTCACTATTGTAACGCTTTTTTAAACTTaagaaaattgtactaatgCGTTTGTACTGTTAGAAACCATCTCATAATGTAATAAATTACTCTTTAAAACAAACTTTCCATTCCATGATGTTAAAGGACGTAAAATGGTGTATAAAATGTAGTTAAAAGCGACTCACCGGTTGTAAAGGTTCCTCCTGCTGAGATGGTGACGGTGAACGCGATCTGGTCACATTCGCGTTTTCCAACATCAGCGAGGGGGATGACGTTGATTCCCCAATCTCATACGCCTCGTGTGCGCTGATCTGCGATGCACTATCAATAATCACATCATCATACTCTAACAAATTTCCGGCATTGACACTTTCCAGCGCCTTCGTTACCGTCTCAGACTGTTCCTCCGTATCACTGAGCGTTTCTATGACGTCATTATAAACGCAGTAAATCGATGT
Proteins encoded:
- the LOC1278918 gene encoding zinc finger protein 37; translated protein: MSTEDAAPDPVPVDEDAQLYPYCYLCHFPALQDGFYHLFAEPDESLSRAKILGDILDIELTPELCHSQIICVNCNMECLEYHSLVQRMEAIRTKLTMTYNQTVMKLTGLTEKDLKEGLVAVEDGGNLENDLQTFNKDFLSMEDMFGDMEALNPDDIHLNSSSEQLDSELPKLGIEWETITESNEGSMPSISLIRPTAALGEETPHPVGHIKEELFTPPSEESEQLQPIDSALMEENAPEASLIGKLEQATSKLLPIDTDDTQTVGQELSEEETLHRFMLESNETIVEVAGEDGTSIYCVYNDVIETLSDTEEQSETVTKALESVNAGNLLEYDDVIIDSASQISAHEAYEIGESTSSPSLMLENANVTRSRSPSPSQQEEPLQPFYVKVGTDYYCTVCSTDDPVKADCLKSMAHHLAEEHGQQTHLCELCDVIFFQKPSYVAHLAEHSASDDQDMERGVSLSCNVCSETFTSKRALELHRKMHSRTSHVTNMIWSCEVCNKKYTSKAFYDVHMNKHAGLRPYKCDLCAKDFSSKYALAVHQKTHNERPRTFVCNECGNSFYSRHNLVQHERTHRAVREYECAVCRKKFFTQHNLNVHMVIHSADKAFACRECGKKFARKAELLDHERIHTGEKPFACDMCDASFAQRSNLHSHRRMTHLNDKRFKCDRCDAAFKRRRLLTYHIRAMHTGERPYKCDLCHATFVYPEHFQKHKRIHTGIKPYACEVCHRTFTSQDNRNAHRYVHSDKKPFECVTCGAGFMRKSHLYTHMQEVGHLSDTIVVNQPRISANRTLEFETDTYVTDGTGEGEQGQEMEGSDEENVQLTYICDDDNVDGELEAE
- the LOC1278917 gene encoding transmembrane protein 60 → MGFVQRALFTWFILLVFLVVLCLRLENRIYWNWFLVFIPLWLYDVILVAWAVIEIVQRQHANRLISLHHYKYYVVGIVLKIFSQITICLKLEYKSIPMYVMMIPIWMLLALLIVFVGTHLQPKPRSIGSNRSNRQSAGVSS